In Carnobacterium sp. CP1, the following are encoded in one genomic region:
- a CDS encoding DUF2812 domain-containing protein, giving the protein MEKKVFKFITVDQLEKEQDFLHNMALEGWHFSKYKNFQYQFEQGKPANYVYRIDYKETLEDLDEYLAIFEDAGWEAVYSYPIFQGSWIYFRKLSTDETQNLEIFTDKDSMIGLLKKVRMHWTWFGMTMSLILLFLLLSNLFTTRSLISGIPITICFLIILILYGKLFFNLTKKINQLEQT; this is encoded by the coding sequence ATGGAGAAAAAAGTATTTAAATTCATTACAGTAGATCAACTGGAAAAAGAGCAGGATTTTCTGCATAATATGGCTTTAGAAGGCTGGCATTTTTCTAAATATAAAAACTTTCAGTACCAATTTGAACAAGGTAAACCGGCAAACTATGTTTATCGTATTGACTACAAAGAAACTTTAGAAGATTTAGATGAATATTTGGCTATTTTTGAAGATGCTGGTTGGGAAGCTGTTTACTCTTATCCTATATTTCAAGGCAGTTGGATTTACTTCAGAAAACTTAGTACAGACGAAACTCAAAATCTTGAAATCTTTACGGACAAGGATTCGATGATTGGTTTATTGAAAAAGGTAAGAATGCATTGGACCTGGTTCGGAATGACTATGTCACTTATCTTGCTTTTTCTTCTATTATCAAATTTATTCACTACCAGATCCCTTATCAGCGGTATTCCAATAACCATTTGTTTCCTGATTATTTTAATCCTCTACGGAAAGCTTTTCTTTAACTTAACAAAAAAAATCAATCAATTAGAACAGACATAA